A region of the Candidatus Nanopelagicales bacterium genome:
TACTGCTCGCAGAGCGCGTTGCGGACGTCCTCGAATGACTAACCGGTGCCTGCGACAGCGGCCGCCAGCGCATCGCCAATCTCAGTGGTCGAGCGGGTCTGTGAGCCCCGGTTAGCCCGGTTAGCCAGATCTGCAGCGACGGCGGCCTGGATTCGCTCGGCGGCGGCAGCTTCCCCAAGGTGCTCCAACAACATGGCCGCTGACATAACCGCCGCTGTCGGGTCGGCAATACCTTGACCGGCGATGTCCGGCGCCGAGCCGTGCACCGGCTCGAACATGCTCGGTGCGGTCCCGTCGACATTCAGGTTTCCAGAGGCGGCCAGCCCGATTCCACCAGCGACGGCGGCGCCGAGGTCGGTGAGGATGTCGCCGAACATGTTGTCGGTGATAATCACATCAAAGCGACCGGGGTCGGTGACGAAGTAGATCGTCGCAGCATCGATGTGGCAGTAGTCGACAGTGACGGTTGGAAAGTCAACGGCGACCGCATTGACGACCCGCTGGTAGAGATCACCCGCATGAACCAACACGTTGGTCTTGTGGACCAGCGTCAGCTTGCTGCGCGGTCGGGCGGCGGCTCGCTCAAACGCGTCGCGCACGATCCTCTCGACACCGGACCAGGTGTTGATGCTTTCTTCGGTCGCGACTTCGCCCACGGTGTTCTTGCGTAGGAAACCGCCAGCACCGCAGTAAAGGCCCTCGGTGCCTTCCCGGCAAACAATCATGTCGACGGTCTCAGTTGTGGCCGTCGCAACTGGCGAGGTCACACCGGGAAGAAGTTGGACGGGGCGCAAGTTGACAGCGTGATCGAGCTCAAAACGCATGCGCAGCAGCAGTCCGCGTTCCAACACGCCGGGTGGGACGCTCGGGTCGCCAATGGCACCGAGCAGGATCGCGTCATGACTGCGTAGCTGGGCAAGCACGGCATCGGGCAGCGCCTCGCCGCTCGAGTGGTATTGCCTGGCGCCGAGGTCGTACTCGGTGGTGTCGAACGTGACGTCGTCTCGGGCAGCTGCGGCCTGGAGGACTTTGAGCGCCTCTGCGGTGACCTCTATTCCAATACCGTCGCCGGGGATGACTGCAAGCTTGTATGAGCGGGACATGGGGTGAAGATTACTTCCCCGCCTCAGCGGCGCTTTGGCGCCGTGGAGTAGTCCCCTGTTACGCTGTTTGCGTGGCGAGCTTGCGTCTCCTCCTTAGCTGCCGCGGCAGGGTTTGACCGACCGGTCCCCAGTCGCGGCTTTTGCGCTGCCACCGATCTCGGTTACAGCGCCACCGGTCACCAAGCGAACCTTCGCACCTCACTGGAGACCACGAACATGAACGCATACGAAGAACGCAACGCCCAGCAGCCTTCTGGCATGCCGATTCACCGTTACCACCCCTTTGCGCCGGTACCGCTGTCCGACCGCACCTGGCCAGACTCGACCATCACCCAAGCCCCACGCTGGTGTGCGGTCGATTTGCGCGACGGCAACCAAGCGCTGATCGACCCCATGTCCCCGGCTCGCAAGCGACGGATGTTCGAGTTACTGGTCGCCATGGGCTACAAAGAGATCGAGGTGGGGTTCCCGTCCGCTTCGCAAACCGACTTCGACTTCATCCGGGAGTTGATCGAAGAGGATCTGATTCCCGACGACGTTGCTATCCAGGTCCTGACGCAAGCCCGCGACCACCTGATCGAGCGAACGTACGAGTCGATTCGCGGTGCCAAGCAGGCGATCGTCCACCTGTACAACTCGACGTCAACGCTGCAGCGTCGCGTGGTCTTCGGCTTGGACCGGGATGGCATCAAGGACATCGCCGTGCACGGGGCCCAATTGTGCCGCAAGTACGCCGAAGCGATGCCGGAGACGGACATCTACTTCGAGTACTCCCCCGAGTCGTATACCGGCACGGAGTTGGAGTTTGCCGTTGAGGTCTGCAACGCCGTCAGCGAAGTCTGGGAACCGACGCCGGAACGGAAAGTGATCTACAACCTGCCCGCCACAGTCGAGATGGCGACGCCCAACGTGTACGCCGACTCGATCGAGTGGATGAGCCGGCACCTCAACCACCGCGACTCAGTGGTGTTGTCGCTGCACCCGCACAACGATCGCGGGACAGCCGTTGCCGCCGCCGAATTGGCGTACATGGCCGGCGCAGACCGGATCGAGGGGTGCTTGTTCGGCAATGGTGAGCGCACGGGGAACGTCTGCCTGGTGACCCTGGGCATGAATCTGTTCAGTCAGGGAATCGATCCACAGATCGACTTCAGCGATATCGACGACATTCGACGCACAGTCGAGTACTGCAACCAACTACCGGTCAACGAACGTCACCCGTACGGCGGCGATCTGGTCTACACCGCGTTCTCCGGCTCGCATCAAGACGCGATCAACAAGGGCCTGGCCGCGATGGCCTTCGACGCCGACGAGGCTGGGGTGGCGATCGACGACTTCCGCTGGGAAGTGCCCTACCTGCCGATTGATCCCAAGGACGTCGGCAG
Encoded here:
- a CDS encoding 3-isopropylmalate dehydrogenase, whose protein sequence is MSRSYKLAVIPGDGIGIEVTAEALKVLQAAAARDDVTFDTTEYDLGARQYHSSGEALPDAVLAQLRSHDAILLGAIGDPSVPPGVLERGLLLRMRFELDHAVNLRPVQLLPGVTSPVATATTETVDMIVCREGTEGLYCGAGGFLRKNTVGEVATEESINTWSGVERIVRDAFERAAARPRSKLTLVHKTNVLVHAGDLYQRVVNAVAVDFPTVTVDYCHIDAATIYFVTDPGRFDVIITDNMFGDILTDLGAAVAGGIGLAASGNLNVDGTAPSMFEPVHGSAPDIAGQGIADPTAAVMSAAMLLEHLGEAAAAERIQAAVAADLANRANRGSQTRSTTEIGDALAAAVAGTG
- the leuA gene encoding 2-isopropylmalate synthase — translated: MPIHRYHPFAPVPLSDRTWPDSTITQAPRWCAVDLRDGNQALIDPMSPARKRRMFELLVAMGYKEIEVGFPSASQTDFDFIRELIEEDLIPDDVAIQVLTQARDHLIERTYESIRGAKQAIVHLYNSTSTLQRRVVFGLDRDGIKDIAVHGAQLCRKYAEAMPETDIYFEYSPESYTGTELEFAVEVCNAVSEVWEPTPERKVIYNLPATVEMATPNVYADSIEWMSRHLNHRDSVVLSLHPHNDRGTAVAAAELAYMAGADRIEGCLFGNGERTGNVCLVTLGMNLFSQGIDPQIDFSDIDDIRRTVEYCNQLPVNERHPYGGDLVYTAFSGSHQDAINKGLAAMAFDADEAGVAIDDFRWEVPYLPIDPKDVGRTYEAVIRVNSQSGKGGVAYIMKTEYSMDLPRRLQIEFSQVIQRLTDAEGGEVSGGQMWQSFSDEYLPNSAVPWGRFALVKHALSSEVDGDTVVHVELTDNGVPVEISGHGNGPIAAFCDAMSSLGIDVRVHDYAEHALSSGGDAKAASYLECAIHGRVLWGVGIDSSIVTSSLKAVVSAVNRAQRDADSD